Sequence from the Camarhynchus parvulus chromosome 1, STF_HiC, whole genome shotgun sequence genome:
TTAACAGGCTTGTAAAATTCTATTACCATCATCCACGTAAGCATGAATTTAGCTTCATAAAGAATAAACAGACaaacaagcaaggaaaaaaccctccaagCATATGTAACTATAGAAGAGGGATTAAGCTATTAAATGGTGCAGAAACAGCAATTCATTAGCAGGAATAAACCCATCTGATTCATCTGTAGTATAAAGTATAATGACAAATGATCAGAAGATATTCTCTTTTCTAATAAACAGAGACACAGCCGTAATGATTACATAGTATTTCATACAGCAATATTCAGCTaaggcagagaaggagaaatgagACAGCCAGAATTCCTTGTACCAGCTTTGCAGTATGTGCATTTGTGGTACATTTGGAGGTTTGGGATTTTATGTTACTCATATCAAGTATTCTGAACTTTGTGCTGATTAGCTGAGATAACCATAATGACTGGAACGACTATAATTACTAAAAAATGTATGTTATATGAAGTATATtttgtatatacacacatgGTGCGTATATGACAGTAGTTGTGCAAGTTGTTGATCTGGTAGTAAGTTCCCTTGATTCTAATTGCTGTGAATTTAGATCTGTAGTAAGGCAACAGCTTCAAGAACCGTCTGAAAACCTCAGATTGGGTTCTACACAGGAAAGATTTCTTATAAACAGAGCTTGGGAGCCAAAGGAGAAGAGATACATACTTTTCTCCTTTAGTCAAATATAggaaataggaagaaaattaagcCCGCCCTTCTTTGATACATGACATTCATTTCTACTTGCAAATCTTTCTCCAGGGTAAGAAATGGGCCCCTAATATGAAAAGAACGTCTGAAACTCTATTCAAAATCTCCCATCTCTCACCTATTGTAGTTCAGAGGCAAGAGGCcaaaataagaagaaaacagaggagaaggaggaaaagcagagatgggCAGTGGGCGTCAGCTCCATACCTTCTAAAACTTTCAACTCTAGAGATGTACTCATACACCTGATTTtatccttccctccccctcccccagctTCCTAAAACAATGGCTGACCTGCTGCTGGGCTTAGAGGGGGGTGCAGAGAATTGCTGTTTCTGGGTACAGGTATATGTTTGATTACAGCACTATACAAAGCACTGAGCATCACCTTTAGGAGCTGTAAAAGAGGACCTTCAAAGAGGATACCAAATGCATTCTCAGGGGAGCTCAGTCCCTTCCTGTCCCAAGGACTTGTGCAAAGTCCCATGAAGgttttctctgtcatttttctAGTAACATACAAGAAGCTAACAGAGACAGCAGACAACTCTTTTGAGAGACAGATGATACCAAGCTCTTTCAACTCAGCACGTCCAAACTATCAATACTTTTGTTGAAAGACAGTATTGCTGCAACGTAGCAGGCTACCATTACACTTCAGcgtttcccttcctttttttttttgtctattaaGAGGATGGACAAAAGTTCCTGTTTAGTCAATTAGCAGGTACTTTTACAAAACCATTTCTTATTCATATGTGTAATTAGTTGTGTGTGTCTAGAATGATGATTACCTTTTTTGCAAGAATGACTCTTTTTAGGACTCATCTCTATTCTTTTCAGATGTCTTGCCTCTACTGAGTCATAATTATTGACTTGGATTCTTACACTACCCAGGGGACTGTTAACTACCTTTAATTGCTGACAGTGGCTCACCTTCTTGAAGGCAAGAAGGCTTTAACTACCAGATAGGTGCCAACAATCTAGAATTGGAATAGGAATACCTATTCCCAGGCTAGTGCAGCCATTAGACCACTCCCTCTCTATGCCACAGTAAACCAAAGTACACAGCTCCAGAAACACTGGCTCGGAGCAATGCTTACATGCCATGGTGCTTCTAAGTTAAAAACCTGAGACCTTGTGTGTGTGGGTTTTATTTACTTCAGCAACTCATTTCTTTACACCAACTCCTGGAAACAGAAAACGAGAGGAAGAAACTCACGGGAGAACTTACAAGGATCTTCAGAAAACAAGGAAGTGCCCTCTGACATCTGCCCGAAACAGCAGGTCGGTATCAGTTCAAAAAGTTTGTTCTGTGGTACGTCTCCACtcctcagaaaatatttgggtGCATGTCTCCCACTgggaggtgggagggaggaTACTGGAGGTATTGCTAAACAGGTGCCTGTTCTTCCCTGAGAGCCCCAGTTCTGGGTTCACGCACCAAGCTGcgggcagcagcacagccactgaacagggctcagcctgggctgaggTGCCCGGCCAGGCCGCCGCTCCCGCAGCGAGCACAGCGCCAGGGCCTCACTGAGCAGCGACTGCACCAGCGAGTCCGGGCGCTCACAAGCGATGACTCAGTCTCCTCTAAATTAGGGGATTGCCGGTGATGTCTGCTAAAACAACAAGAGGCAGAAAGCGCACGTTGTTTTCCTTCAGCCGAGCTGGGGTAGGTCCTTCCAGCCCCGCCTTCCCCGCTGCCCGATCCCGGCAGAGCCGGGTGCCTGCAGCCTCCGGGACATGGCAGCGACTCCAGGACACAAAGGCAACGCTGACCGACAGCGGGGCTCCTCCGCACGACCGCCGGGACATCTGGCGGGGAGAAAGCGGGGGGCACGGGGCTGTACCCGGGCTCCCTTTCTGCCCCTCCCCTTCTGCCGGCAGTAAGCCCTCCCCGCCGGCAACCATGCGGAGCGGGGGCGTTCCGCCGCCGGCCTCCTGTACAGCGCAGCCCCGGCGGCGTCCCCGGTGACCCTTCCCTCACCACCGCGCGGGACAAGGCAGCCGCAGCAAGCTCGCTCGCTGGCTGGCTGGCTCGGGcaccctccctcctcccctttaTCCTCCCCTCCCGCcttccagccagccctgcctcacgCATGCGCACCCGCCCGGGTACCGCTGGGAAACGTAGTCGCGCTGCGTCCCTAACGGCTCCATTTTCTCCCCGTCGCCAGAGGAATCGCGCGTGCGCAGGCCCGCCCCCTCCCCTCGGGCGTTACCGCCCCCTCTGCCGCGGCGCGCGGTATCCCGGGCAGCGGTGTCACAGCGGGGATTGGCCGAgggggccgcggggcgggaCGCGAGGGGCGCGGTGATTGGCTAGGGCGGCTGTCAGGCGCCGCGGGGTGATGGATGCGGGTGCCCGCTGAGGGAGGGACGGAACGCTCCCCGGTTCCCCTCGGCGTCCGGCGCCGcgccgggcacagccctgcccgcaGCGCGGGGTGGCGTCGCATGGTTCTCAGTGTTCCCCTCTCCTAGGAAGGGCTTCGGAGCCCCTCCATCCCGGGGCGAGCTTGCAGGAGGCGAGACTCCTCCAAAGTCCCGGTACCCTAGCGCAAAAGCATTCACTTGCCCCCGCGATCCCCCCCAGCCTCCCCGCGGGCCGCTCGCCTCGCAGCCTCCGCGCAACTTCACCGGAGCCTCCGCCTTCCCCGGGGCTTCCTTCACCCCACGCCCacgccggccccgcccgccccctGGCTCGGCCCGCATCCCCACcgccttccctccctccccaaacGTGAGTAAGGGAGGCGGGCCGATGGATATGCGGAGGTTCCGGGCGGGGGAAGGGATTGAGTGTGTGCGGTgagtgtgtgagagagagagagtgtgtgtgtgtgtacacagcGCTGGGAGAGAGCGCATGCGCCCTGGCTGGCGGGGCCGAATGTTTCCCAAGTGTTTGAAACTGGTATTTGGGTTTTCCACGTTGGATCTAGCGCGGCGTATGGGAGCGAGGAGGCTGCGTTGATATcgccggggagcggcggcggcggcggcggtgagGAGGAGAGCGGGGAAGGGGGGAGCggaggagaagcagagcagagcggCGCTGGcgcaggcagaggggctgccGCTGCCTCTGACAGACACTTTGCAGAGCACATTTTGTTTCCAGATTGTTTCGGAGGAGCTGGTTTAAGCccccctcctttctcctcctcctcctccccccctcctctccccacacacacacacacacacacacacacacacacacacacacaaatccctCTGATTGTTCTTACCACCTCCTTCGTGAATTACCCACAACGACAGCCATTcaatcagctgctgctggctgtaggGGACTAGCggagggtgtgtgtgtgtctctctctccctctttttcacACAAGAGGAGTCAGATGTAGCTTCCCtcggttttttgggggggagcTACCGAGAGAGGTGGGCAGGGAGTGAGACCTTCATCGGGGTTATCGTCTTTGAAGGGAGCAGCACTTGCTCTCACACGGAGAGGTGTGGGGaaggatttttgtttctttgccgGATGAAAATGTTGAGTCCTGCAAACGGAGACCAGCTTCACCTAGTGAACTATGTGGAGGATTATCTGGACTCCATCGAGTCTATGCCCTTCGATCTGCAGAGAAATGTCTCCTTGATGAGGGAAATTGACGCCAAATATCAAGGTAAGTGTTTTCTATGTAtgtgtgtgtccgtgtgtgtgGTTTGGGGCTCAGGGGGAAAGggtgtcttttcctttcttttctttagagCTGAGCTTCGGCTCCGTTTGCCCCTCTGCACCCCACAGGGATGGTAGCTTTATTTTTGAGAGgtaaaaggaggaagaaagccGGGAGGAAAGATCCGAGGAGAGAGAGGGACTGATCTGCAGCGTTAGCTCTTGTCATGGGGCGGAACAAAAGGTCTCCGGCTTTTCTTATTAAGCAAGgactctgcttttctgtgtaaatTGCTGGCCAAGAAGGCGGGGGCAGGGAAGTGGGGTGTGCGGTGCACAAAGGGGGGCCGTCCCTGGCCGTGGGGCTGAggtggaagggtttgggggtaCGGAAGAAAGTGCTGGGTGGATAGAGGGGGAAGAGATTACAGCACAACATTTAGGAATGTACAGTATTCATTATGGCTGTAGTAGGGGAGAGAGGCAGCTagtgaaggagggagggaaggagggagggaggagaggggggtTAGGCGAGAGTGGGGGGCAGGGTGTGCTTTCTTCGCTCCCTCCTCGGTGGGTTTCGTTTCACCCGGTGAAACAGCCCCGCTCCGTTGGGCGGGGGGGCCGAGGGGGCAGGACCGGCGTGTGCGGTGTGAGTGGGGGGGGACGGCACACACGGTCGCGTTTACGGCCGGGCTGAAGcgcccccctccctccccgcgCTCGGGGCACGCCGTCCCCTTCCCCACGGGcggagggaaggaaggggaggcCGGTTTGCGGGACTCGGGGCAGCTTTGTCACTTGGTCGCTGGCGTCCGCTCGGAAGGCGGGGGGTGCTTTATTCTGTGCCGCAGGTAGCGGTGACAGCCGGGGTGCCGGGAGGGGGgcccccttctccctgcccGCGCCCCCGTGCATGTGGCCTTAGGGGCGGCGGGCAGCGAGCCCTGCCTGCCGTTGCCTCAGCCGCTCCTTGGGCAGCTCACTAAGGGAGCCCGTCAGCTCCCGGGGGAAGGGTCCGGAGAAAACTTCTTCGGGAGCGCGCGGGGGCTTTcgggggtgggaagggaagaaaaggacaAGGCGGGCATCGCCCCCCACGAAACCACGTCCAGCGGGCACCTCCGCGCTGTGCTAGGAAGGGGCGTCCGCGCTGTTTTTATAGACAGACCTCGTTAGCATATCGCGGTTGGCCACGCCCGTCGGGGGCGCTGATAGGGCGGGGGCATCCCCACGGGCCGCCCGTGCCCCGCCTCCCCGCGCGGATTGGCTCCGGGGCCGGGCCGACCCGTCTCGCGCCCCCGCCCCGTCGTGACGTTTCGAGAAGCAACTTTTCCGTGGGGTTGATTTGAATATCTCGGCCGGTCCCGGCCGGCGCGCTCTGATTGGCCGGGCTCGCAACAGGGGGCGGGGCAACCTTGGCCGTCCGGAGAGTGACTGACGTGTCCGGGGTGGGGGGGGCGCCGCTGCTCCAGCCGCACCTCGCTCGTGACTGGCCGGAGGGGGCGGGCGCCAGCTCGCTGCCGCCCGCCGTGATTGGTCGCTGCTGCCTGTCAATCACTCGTTTGTTGCCCCAGGAGGGTCCgctcggccccgcccccgcccccccccccgcgcccccgggACCGCCGCGGATTCCGCGGGGACGTCCCCGTTTCCTGCCCGAGAACAATGGTGGCTCCGTCATCtccggggcggccccgggcgcCGCAGAGGGGCGGGGAGGAGGCCGGGCCCTCGCCCGTGTCCCGGTCGCCGTCGTTCCGCGGCGTCTCGGCCCCCGTGAGGCCGCGGAGCTGCGCTGGGAGTGAAGCTCCGGCGGCACGGCTTCCCTCCGCTTGAGTGGCGTCTGTGATGCCCGGGAGCGCGCGTTCGCCAGCTCTCCGCTCCCGCTGCTGCAGCACGGCGCGGCAGCGCGGTTTCCTGGAATCGCCGTGAGCCGAGGCTCCCGCGGCGGCCGCTGCAGCCAGCCCAAGCCGCAGCACGGCCCCGGTGGCTCCCTCAGCACCGAGCGAGCGGCTGCAGCCAGCCCGAGCCGCAGCACGGCCCCGGTGGCTCCCTCAGCACCGAGCGAGCGGCTTTGCGCTGCCGGCGCCGGGGCTGAGCGCCCTCGGCTTTGCGCAGCTCCCGCTCCGTGTCTCACATGCCAAACACGGCCGGAGCGCGCTCGGCGGGATCCCAGCCCGCAGCCGGCCGGGAATGGCAGCCGCCAGTGCTGGAACCGAAGTTTTCCCGACGCCGAACTTCCGTCGGTGATGGTTTTGTGCTGTTCAGACAGACCGTTCTTCATAGAAAATGCCCACCCACCAGATTCTGACGGGTTAAACTGATGACATCAGTCAAGTGCCAAAGCTTAAAGCATAAAACTTCTGCATTTCAGCCACTGAAAATCATTAACTCTGCGTTTTCAGCCTTCCCGAATGTAGAATCTGCTGTATGTTTGAAGGATCTTTTGGTGGCATCTTGGGCATACagtttttggtatttttttattgttgttttgttttgggcttttttgtagGTTAAAAACCCCACCAGTTGCTTAAAATGGTTAATAACATATCGGAATACTGATTTGGTCAGATAGGTTATATTGCAGAACCAGCTGACAGGTCGTGCTTAACCAATGTGTGAAGCACAAGCTGCGGCTCTAAAACCTGAATAAAGCTTGCGTAATATTTCCATGTCTTCACTGGAAATCATGTTTAAAAACTCTGCCGAGGAAAGCCAAAACCTAAACCACAGGGTAACTCTTGGTTTGCATATGTGTCACATGTTcctatgaataaataaaaattcagagaagaaaggagatgTGGGAAAAACATTCAGTGTGTTTTTGAGACTTAATATGGAGTGCTGAGTGTCCTGTATGCTGTAGTTGATTTGAGTATCATAATGAAactcaaaaacattttcttaaaaataggTTTCCAGAGCCATTCTTGAAACTTCAGACACTTTGTGCATTGTTGTTTTTTATAAACTGTTAGAACAATCCTTCAGGTGCAATTCAGGATGTAACATATTTTAAAGCCAAAGCTCTAGCTCCCCATTGTTGCCTATCATCTTTAATGTTGTCTTTTAACTttgcttcctgctctgcagtaaGTATTTAATGAAgataatatttttgtgttttaaagaatAGCAACATGTATTTTACAGAAAGTATAGGTGGGAAATAATCTAAACTTCCTGGATATTGTACTCCTGGTTTTGCAATCCAGGGATTTACATGGCCTCGTATTTTCAGTAGAAATAGCTCGACAGTATTGGATGAGATAGCTTTGGGTCTAGACCATGTATTTGGTGCTTCTCCATCTCCTGTCAAGTAACCCAGCAGTGTGCTTCTAGGCTGGTTTGTGGTTTCTTTCTGTCCCACTCTCTTTCTCCTGTTCTGTCATTCACTGAAAATGTTAATGTTCTAATGCAGAAAACGTCCACTAATTTCTCCTCTAATTTTGCAGTTAACCTTGGAGCTTTTGATGGTATGTGTATTGGTTTAGTtagttctttttaatttctaaagtTTAAAGGGAAGCATTATCAgcatacataaaaatatatttggtcactttttttctcctaaatcaGCATTTGCATTCCATTCCTGTGGGACCACCTAGAACAAAAGCAGTCCAGTGGAGTCATGAGCTGCTTGTCAGGTACAAGCTTCAGGGCATCTGTCTTTGATCGGAGCTGCATGTTACAAGAAGTTGTTGCTGtatggaaggaaaaatgggaggttttgttttgccaTTCTCCctgtcaaaaatatttatagtttttatttcttctttgcagAGATTCTGAAGGACCTGGATGATTACTATGAAAAATTTAAACGGGAGACAGATGCTGTGCAGAAGAGAAGAATGTTGCACTGCATACAGAGAGCCTTGATTCGAAGTCAGGAACTGGGGGACGAGAAGATCCAAATCGTCAGTCAGATGGTGGAGCTGGTTGAGAACAGAACAAGGCAAGTGGACAGCCACGTGGAGCTGTTTGAGACTTGCCAAGAGACTAATGACACCACTGGAAACAGCGGGAAAGCCAGCCAGGATAAGTCGAAGAATGAGACAATCGCACAGGCTG
This genomic interval carries:
- the ING1 gene encoding inhibitor of growth protein 1 isoform X1, producing the protein MTSVKCQSLKHKTSAFQPLKIINSAFSAFPNVESAVCLKDLLVASWAYSFCICIPFLWDHLEQKQSSGVMSCLSEILKDLDDYYEKFKRETDAVQKRRMLHCIQRALIRSQELGDEKIQIVSQMVELVENRTRQVDSHVELFETCQETNDTTGNSGKASQDKSKNETIAQAEKPNNKRSRRQRNNENRENASNNHDHDDITSGTPKEKKAKTSKKKKRSKAKAEREASPPDLPIDPNEPTYCLCNQVSYGEMIGCDNDECPIEWFHFSCVGLNHKPKGKWYCPKCRGENEKTMDKALEKSKKERAYNR
- the ING1 gene encoding inhibitor of growth protein 1 isoform X2, with product MKMLSPANGDQLHLVNYVEDYLDSIESMPFDLQRNVSLMREIDAKYQEILKDLDDYYEKFKRETDAVQKRRMLHCIQRALIRSQELGDEKIQIVSQMVELVENRTRQVDSHVELFETCQETNDTTGNSGKASQDKSKNETIAQAEKPNNKRSRRQRNNENRENASNNHDHDDITSGTPKEKKAKTSKKKKRSKAKAEREASPPDLPIDPNEPTYCLCNQVSYGEMIGCDNDECPIEWFHFSCVGLNHKPKGKWYCPKCRGENEKTMDKALEKSKKERAYNR